A genomic segment from Pyxidicoccus trucidator encodes:
- a CDS encoding cytochrome-c peroxidase, translating to MSRTSNGRKFFTEAFANTNGRSCATCHVLDESTALRPANVVARLAANPGDPLFNRIDADDPSAAVPTYEHLKKGLVRVVLPLPANMDVIDVDGQVITPADRKVAVWRAVPSIQDTAITGAFQYDGRETQLEVQAQSAITSHSEGGPVSLAQLRKVADFQRSMFSSPRSRFVAELLNHGVPRTQVPIPERFMLLSLQEQRGREVFQVACEGCHGGATQTDIAHPGLNAAVRQGNKLKPDGNLVFTVIPEVGPVPVTVPRADDKFVNVGFGFFSYLGQLGQFPTYNASVELPRYRFRFYTDGTRQQRVTDLPPIPVTASGDPYDGNPALDENGAPIVGPNFAPQWFTTDAGRALITGDPLDFELFDIPALRGVAGTAPYFHDNSHETLKDAVDTYSQLILPVTVQLNLPPVHPPESPGGLPEALSAAQKQDLLKFLNRL from the coding sequence TTGAGCCGCACGTCCAACGGCAGGAAGTTCTTCACTGAGGCGTTCGCGAATACGAACGGGCGCTCCTGCGCCACCTGTCATGTCCTCGACGAGAGCACGGCCCTTCGGCCCGCGAACGTGGTGGCGCGACTGGCCGCCAACCCGGGCGACCCGCTGTTCAATCGCATCGACGCGGACGACCCGTCAGCGGCGGTTCCCACGTACGAGCACCTCAAGAAGGGGCTCGTCCGCGTCGTCCTGCCGCTGCCCGCCAACATGGATGTCATCGACGTGGACGGCCAGGTCATCACCCCGGCCGACCGGAAGGTCGCGGTCTGGCGCGCGGTGCCGAGCATCCAGGACACGGCCATCACCGGAGCGTTCCAGTACGACGGCCGAGAGACCCAGCTGGAGGTGCAGGCCCAGTCCGCCATCACCAGTCACAGTGAGGGGGGCCCGGTGTCCCTGGCGCAGCTGCGCAAGGTCGCCGACTTCCAGCGGAGCATGTTCTCGTCACCGCGCTCGCGGTTCGTCGCGGAGCTGCTCAACCACGGCGTTCCCCGTACCCAGGTTCCCATCCCCGAGCGCTTCATGCTGCTGAGTCTCCAGGAGCAGCGCGGCCGGGAGGTCTTCCAGGTCGCCTGTGAGGGCTGCCACGGCGGGGCGACGCAGACCGATATCGCGCATCCCGGACTGAATGCGGCCGTGCGACAGGGCAACAAGCTGAAGCCCGATGGAAACCTCGTGTTCACCGTCATCCCGGAGGTGGGGCCCGTTCCCGTGACGGTGCCTCGCGCGGATGACAAGTTCGTCAACGTGGGGTTCGGGTTCTTCTCCTACCTGGGCCAGCTTGGACAGTTCCCGACGTACAACGCCTCCGTCGAGCTGCCGCGATATCGCTTCCGCTTCTACACGGATGGCACGCGCCAGCAACGGGTGACCGACCTCCCGCCCATTCCGGTGACCGCCAGCGGAGACCCCTATGACGGGAACCCGGCGCTGGACGAGAACGGCGCGCCGATTGTCGGTCCCAACTTCGCCCCGCAGTGGTTCACCACCGATGCGGGCCGCGCCCTCATCACCGGAGACCCCCTGGACTTCGAGCTCTTCGACATCCCGGCGCTTCGAGGCGTCGCGGGTACCGCTCCGTACTTCCACGACAACAGCCATGAGACGTTGAAGGACGCGGTCGACACCTACAGCCAGCTCATCCTGCCCGTCACGGTCCAGCTGAACCTGCCGCCCGTCCACCCGCCGGAGTCTCCCGGCGGGCTCCCCGAGGCCCTCAGCGCCGCGCAGAAGCAGGACCTGCTCAAGTTCCTGAATCGGCTCTGA
- a CDS encoding SPFH domain-containing protein: MQSKEPVRNEYLDQVREQQQRVEVDLKARKVMSPVQAQQNMAPMRRAAAAVAERTGNAVDVRVTGFWRWKTVIVPPNAYVVHTRRGHPQPLHIGLGVSFRFDPSKDSFIVAPGAMQTIMINAHCICRELQGLLVQGYVQWIIEDFGTAYRKLDFTDAEDPMRVVNVQLREQAEAAIKDKVATMSIDAVLSDKQPIIEELTARLRHVAEGGGGGDKGLGLRIVTVQIKEAVVSSARLWESLQTPFRSERERVARLASLGTEEALAHRELEVEQARERMRLESDGELAMLRAHKNAEAYDREQTEQLRRQQREEEDARRLAVDRQQSALQAAELEKARLAVETELTKQKQEAEAAKHKREVLALTEVSDVERAAANRQAKMELELLETRQRILNELTPANVQARLVELLPDIAEKLPKPQELRSVSIGGSGGAQDGQGVATLVAQMMALVNILKTDGTARAPGQAVVVNAGAKEGKGELPPTPAPR; this comes from the coding sequence ATGCAATCGAAGGAGCCGGTGCGCAACGAGTACCTGGACCAGGTGCGCGAGCAGCAGCAGCGCGTGGAAGTGGACCTGAAGGCGCGCAAGGTGATGTCGCCCGTGCAGGCCCAGCAGAACATGGCGCCCATGCGGCGCGCGGCGGCGGCCGTGGCGGAGCGGACGGGCAACGCGGTGGACGTGCGCGTCACCGGCTTCTGGCGGTGGAAGACGGTCATCGTCCCGCCCAACGCCTACGTCGTCCACACGCGCCGGGGCCATCCTCAGCCACTGCACATCGGCCTGGGGGTGTCGTTCCGGTTCGACCCGTCGAAGGACTCCTTCATCGTCGCGCCGGGCGCGATGCAGACCATCATGATCAACGCGCACTGCATCTGCCGCGAGCTGCAGGGGCTGCTGGTGCAGGGCTACGTGCAGTGGATCATCGAGGACTTCGGCACCGCATACCGGAAGCTGGACTTCACGGACGCGGAGGACCCGATGCGCGTGGTGAACGTCCAGCTCCGCGAGCAGGCGGAGGCGGCCATCAAGGACAAGGTGGCGACGATGAGCATCGACGCGGTGCTGTCCGACAAGCAGCCCATCATCGAGGAGCTCACGGCCCGGCTGCGGCACGTGGCCGAGGGTGGTGGCGGCGGAGACAAGGGCCTGGGGCTGCGCATCGTCACCGTGCAGATCAAGGAGGCGGTGGTCAGCTCCGCGCGCCTCTGGGAGAGCCTCCAGACGCCATTCCGCTCCGAGCGCGAGCGGGTGGCGCGCCTGGCGTCGCTCGGGACGGAGGAGGCGCTGGCCCACCGGGAGCTGGAGGTGGAGCAGGCCCGGGAGCGCATGCGGCTGGAGAGCGACGGCGAGCTGGCCATGCTGCGGGCGCACAAGAACGCGGAGGCGTACGACCGGGAGCAGACCGAGCAGCTGCGCCGGCAGCAGCGTGAGGAGGAGGACGCGCGGCGGCTCGCGGTGGACCGGCAGCAGTCCGCGCTCCAGGCCGCGGAGCTGGAGAAGGCGCGACTGGCGGTGGAGACGGAGCTGACGAAGCAGAAGCAGGAGGCGGAAGCGGCCAAGCACAAGCGGGAGGTGCTGGCCCTCACCGAGGTCAGCGACGTGGAGCGCGCGGCGGCCAACCGTCAGGCGAAGATGGAGCTGGAGTTGCTGGAGACGCGGCAGCGCATCCTCAACGAGCTCACCCCGGCCAACGTGCAGGCTCGGCTGGTGGAGCTGCTGCCGGACATCGCGGAGAAGCTGCCGAAGCCGCAGGAGCTGCGCTCGGTCTCCATCGGCGGGAGCGGTGGGGCCCAGGACGGGCAGGGCGTGGCCACCCTGGTGGCGCAGATGATGGCCCTGGTGAACATCCTGAAGACGGACGGCACCGCGCGTGCGCCCGGTCAGGCCGTGGTGGTGAACGCGGGAGCGAAGGAAGGGAAGGGCGAGCTTCCTCCGACGCCCGCGCCTCGCTGA